In Syntrophales bacterium, the following are encoded in one genomic region:
- the hslV gene encoding ATP-dependent protease subunit HslV has translation MKIRGTTIVAVRHRGKVVVAGDGQVTVDMTVMKHGARKVRRLYHDDVVVGFAGATADAFTLFERFDQKLEQFNGNLLRAAVELTKDWRTDRVLRHLEALMIAVSRDAFLMISGSGDVIESDDEVMAIGSGGPYALAAARAMVRHAPDLEAAEIARESVRIASEICIYTNDQVIVEELDMSEEPDAGTRVHRARRKE, from the coding sequence ATGAAGATTCGCGGGACCACCATCGTGGCCGTCCGGCACAGGGGAAAAGTCGTCGTGGCCGGCGACGGCCAGGTGACCGTGGACATGACCGTCATGAAGCACGGAGCCCGGAAGGTGCGGCGGCTCTACCACGACGATGTCGTCGTCGGTTTCGCCGGGGCCACGGCCGATGCCTTTACCCTTTTCGAGCGTTTCGACCAGAAGCTCGAGCAGTTCAACGGCAACCTCCTCCGGGCCGCGGTGGAGCTGACCAAGGACTGGCGGACCGACCGAGTGCTCCGGCACCTGGAGGCCCTGATGATCGCCGTGAGCCGCGACGCGTTCCTGATGATCTCGGGAAGCGGGGACGTCATCGAGTCGGACGACGAGGTGATGGCCATCGGCTCCGGGGGACCCTATGCCCTGGCAGCCGCCCGGGCGATGGTCCGCCACGCCCCCGATCTCGAAGCAGCCGAAATTGCCCGGGAGTCGGTCCGTATCGCCTCGGAGATCTGCATCTACACGAACGACCAGGTCATCGTGGAAGAGCTGGACATGTCGGAGGAGCCCGACGCGGGGACCCGCGTTCATCGGGCCCGCAGGAAGGAGTAA
- the argB gene encoding acetylglutamate kinase → MNMLEKSVERAEILMEALPYIRRFYNKTVVIKYGGHAMLDEELKEGFAKDVLLMKYIGINPVVVHGGGPQIGTLLKKLGKDSKFVRGHRVTDAETMSIVEMVLVGTVNKEIVGLINRHGGRAVGLSGKDGGLILAEKYSLSEEKSKDTPSEIIDLGLVGKVKSINAELVLSLTRDGFIPVIAPTGAGEAGETYNINADIVAGEMAAALKAEKLVLLTDVSGVLDEQKELINTMTNRQALDMIDAGVVDGGMFPKVKCCLKALKGGAAKAHIIDGRLKHAILLEMFTDSGIGTEIVQ, encoded by the coding sequence ATGAACATGCTGGAAAAATCGGTGGAGCGGGCGGAGATCCTCATGGAGGCCCTGCCCTACATCCGAAGGTTCTACAACAAGACCGTCGTCATCAAGTACGGCGGCCACGCGATGCTGGACGAAGAGCTCAAGGAGGGCTTCGCCAAGGACGTGCTCCTGATGAAGTACATCGGCATCAACCCTGTTGTGGTTCACGGCGGAGGACCCCAGATCGGGACGCTCCTGAAGAAGCTCGGGAAGGACTCGAAGTTCGTCCGGGGCCATCGGGTCACCGACGCGGAAACCATGAGCATCGTCGAGATGGTCCTGGTGGGGACGGTGAACAAGGAGATCGTGGGCCTCATCAACCGCCACGGCGGCAGGGCGGTGGGCCTGAGCGGCAAGGACGGCGGCCTGATCCTTGCCGAGAAATACAGCCTCAGCGAGGAGAAGTCCAAGGACACCCCATCGGAGATCATCGACCTGGGCCTCGTGGGAAAGGTGAAATCGATCAACGCGGAGCTCGTCCTGTCCCTGACGCGCGACGGGTTCATTCCGGTCATCGCCCCCACCGGGGCCGGCGAAGCCGGGGAGACCTACAACATCAACGCAGACATCGTCGCCGGCGAGATGGCGGCGGCGCTGAAGGCGGAGAAGCTGGTCCTCCTCACCGACGTGTCGGGGGTTCTCGACGAGCAGAAGGAGCTCATCAACACGATGACGAACCGCCAGGCCCTCGACATGATCGATGCCGGCGTGGTGGACGGGGGCATGTTTCCCAAGGTCAAGTGCTGCCTGAAGGCCCTCAAGGGAGGAGCCGCAAAGGCCCACATCATCGACGGACGGCTGAAGCACGCCATCCTCCTCGAGATGTTCACGGACTCGGGGATCGGCACGGAAATCGTCCAGTAG
- a CDS encoding tyrosine recombinase XerC, whose amino-acid sequence MTEEALAAFERHLRVERNLSPQTIRAYMADLGQFRGFLAQGPAGRQGGGDLLERADSLALRSYLADLYRRKLRKTSIGRKLAALKTFYAFLLREGRIRTSPAELIQAPKAEKYVPKVLSVDDMFALLGDLFDAGPLGRRDRAILELFYGSGIRLSELAGLNVQDVDLAGSLVKVRGKGARERLVPLGPPCREALERWIRERHVLARQEGTGSETPLFLNHSGGRLSGRSVARLLDGYVRKSGIGRKISPHALRHSFATHLLDAGADLRSIQEMLGHKSLSTTQKYTAVSIGRLLDVYDRAHPKAREGEEEP is encoded by the coding sequence ATGACGGAGGAAGCCCTCGCCGCCTTCGAGCGGCACCTGCGGGTGGAGCGGAATCTCTCCCCCCAGACGATCCGGGCATACATGGCGGACCTTGGGCAGTTCCGAGGATTCCTGGCCCAGGGACCCGCGGGCCGGCAGGGAGGCGGGGATCTCCTGGAGCGGGCCGATTCCCTGGCCCTTCGGAGCTACCTGGCGGACCTGTACCGGAGGAAGCTCCGGAAGACGTCCATCGGCCGGAAGCTGGCGGCCCTGAAGACGTTCTACGCGTTCCTCCTGCGCGAGGGAAGGATCCGGACCAGCCCGGCGGAGTTGATCCAGGCGCCGAAGGCGGAGAAATACGTCCCGAAAGTGCTGTCGGTGGACGACATGTTCGCCCTCCTGGGGGACCTCTTCGATGCCGGGCCCCTCGGACGGCGTGACCGGGCGATCCTGGAGCTTTTCTACGGGTCCGGGATCCGCCTGAGCGAGCTGGCTGGACTGAACGTTCAGGATGTGGATCTGGCCGGGAGCCTGGTGAAGGTGCGGGGCAAGGGCGCCCGGGAGCGCCTCGTGCCGCTGGGACCGCCCTGCCGCGAGGCCCTGGAGCGCTGGATCCGGGAGAGGCACGTCCTCGCCCGGCAAGAAGGGACGGGAAGCGAGACCCCCCTGTTTCTCAACCACTCGGGGGGGCGGCTGTCGGGGCGTTCCGTGGCCCGCCTTCTGGACGGCTACGTGCGGAAGAGCGGGATCGGGCGGAAGATCAGCCCCCATGCGCTCAGGCACAGCTTCGCGACGCACCTTCTGGACGCCGGGGCGGATCTCCGGTCCATCCAGGAAATGCTGGGACACAAGAGCCTGTCGACGACGCAGAAATACACCGCCGTCAGCATCGGCCGACTGCTGGACGTATATGACCGGGCCCATCCGAAGGCCCGGGAAGGAGAAGAGGAACCATGA
- the argF gene encoding ornithine carbamoyltransferase, producing MKRDLLTEFDLTIEEFDRIFARSGEMKADLRQGRPHRSLAGQVLGMIFEKSSTRTRLSFEVAMIQLGGTAIFLSSRDIQIGRGETVADTARILSRYVDGVMIRTFGQEVVEEFARYATIPVINGLTDLLHPCQILSDLFTVIEKRGGYEDLKIAYVGDGNNIANSWLNTAARLPFHLALACPEGYEPDRGILDRAVREAPRSAVLFRDPRDAVRDADVVYTDVWASMGQEGEKAVRAKAFQGYCIDEALLERAKPDVVVMHCLPAHRGEEISAAVMDGPRSIVFDQAENRLHVQKAILEMLMGR from the coding sequence ATGAAGCGGGACCTGCTGACGGAATTCGACCTGACCATCGAGGAATTCGACCGGATCTTCGCCCGGAGCGGCGAGATGAAGGCGGATCTCAGGCAGGGGCGCCCCCACCGCTCCCTTGCCGGGCAGGTGCTGGGGATGATCTTCGAGAAGTCTTCGACCCGCACGCGGCTATCCTTCGAAGTGGCCATGATCCAGCTTGGCGGGACGGCCATTTTTCTCTCCAGCCGTGACATCCAGATCGGACGGGGGGAAACGGTGGCCGACACCGCCCGGATCCTCTCCCGGTATGTCGACGGAGTCATGATCCGGACCTTCGGCCAGGAGGTCGTGGAGGAATTCGCCCGGTACGCGACGATCCCCGTCATCAACGGCCTGACGGATCTCCTGCATCCCTGCCAGATCCTGAGCGACCTCTTCACCGTCATCGAGAAGCGGGGAGGCTACGAGGACCTCAAGATCGCCTATGTGGGGGACGGGAACAACATCGCCAATTCCTGGCTGAACACCGCCGCCCGGCTTCCGTTTCACCTGGCGCTGGCCTGCCCGGAGGGGTACGAGCCGGACCGGGGGATCCTGGACCGGGCCGTCCGGGAAGCCCCCCGCTCGGCCGTCCTTTTCCGGGATCCCCGGGATGCCGTCCGGGATGCCGACGTCGTCTACACGGACGTCTGGGCAAGCATGGGGCAGGAGGGCGAAAAGGCCGTCCGGGCAAAGGCATTCCAGGGTTATTGCATCGACGAGGCGCTCCTCGAACGGGCAAAGCCGGATGTCGTTGTCATGCACTGCCTGCCGGCCCATCGCGGGGAGGAAATCTCCGCCGCCGTCATGGACGGGCCGCGTTCCATCGTTTTCGACCAGGCGGAGAACCGCCTGCATGTACAGAAAGCAATCCTGGAGATGCTCATGGGCCGTTAG
- a CDS encoding argininosuccinate synthase: MVQPVKKVVLAYSGGLDTSVIVQWLIETYGCEVIAFAADVGQKEELDGLREKAISTGASRCYIDDLRDEFARDFIFPALKANAIYEGVYLLGTSLARPLIAKRQLEIATLEGADAVCHGATGKGNDQVRFELTYMALNPNIRIISAWKDPNWIFDSRDSMFDYAEKHGIPLPLTKDKPYSSDRNSLHISHEGAILEDPWAEPPEDIFVLTVSPEAAPDKPTYVEIDFVKGVPVAVDGVRMLPAELMDHLNTIAGANGVGRVDMVENRFVGMKSRGVYETPGGTVLWAAHRALESITMDREVMFMRDSLIPKYSQLVYNGFWYAPEMQALQCFIDQTQENVTGTARIKLYKGNCIVVGRKSPLTLYREDFATFEKDQVYNQMDATGFIRLNALRLRIKAMVEQERIRQDGERRGVERRLSERRNGDRRGAKVPIQKDARASERRRVGRRTKERRQK; this comes from the coding sequence ATGGTGCAACCGGTGAAAAAAGTGGTTCTTGCCTATTCGGGCGGGCTCGACACATCCGTCATCGTCCAATGGCTCATCGAGACGTACGGCTGCGAGGTCATTGCCTTCGCCGCCGACGTGGGACAGAAGGAGGAACTGGACGGGCTCAGGGAAAAGGCGATCAGTACAGGGGCCAGCCGATGCTACATCGACGATCTCCGGGACGAGTTCGCCCGGGACTTCATCTTTCCGGCGCTGAAGGCCAACGCCATCTACGAGGGGGTCTACCTCCTGGGAACATCCCTGGCGAGGCCGCTGATCGCCAAGCGGCAGCTCGAGATCGCAACCCTCGAGGGCGCCGACGCCGTCTGCCATGGCGCCACCGGCAAGGGAAACGACCAGGTGCGCTTTGAGCTGACCTACATGGCGCTCAATCCGAACATCCGGATCATCTCCGCCTGGAAGGATCCGAACTGGATCTTCGATTCCCGGGACTCGATGTTCGACTACGCGGAGAAACACGGTATTCCGCTGCCGCTGACGAAGGACAAGCCCTATTCGAGCGACCGGAATTCGCTGCACATCTCCCACGAGGGGGCGATCCTGGAGGATCCCTGGGCGGAGCCGCCGGAGGACATCTTCGTCCTCACCGTCTCGCCGGAAGCCGCTCCGGACAAGCCGACCTACGTGGAAATCGACTTCGTCAAGGGGGTTCCCGTGGCGGTCGACGGCGTCCGCATGCTGCCGGCGGAGTTGATGGACCACCTGAACACGATCGCCGGAGCCAACGGCGTCGGCCGGGTGGACATGGTGGAGAACCGGTTCGTGGGCATGAAGTCCAGGGGCGTGTACGAGACCCCCGGCGGCACCGTGCTGTGGGCGGCCCACCGGGCCCTCGAGTCGATCACGATGGACCGGGAGGTCATGTTCATGCGGGATTCACTGATTCCCAAGTACTCCCAGCTCGTCTACAACGGCTTCTGGTATGCCCCGGAAATGCAGGCCCTGCAGTGCTTCATCGACCAGACCCAGGAGAACGTCACCGGAACGGCCCGGATCAAGCTCTACAAGGGAAACTGCATCGTCGTCGGCAGGAAGTCCCCCCTGACCCTCTATCGCGAGGACTTCGCGACGTTCGAGAAGGACCAGGTCTACAACCAGATGGACGCCACGGGATTCATCCGGCTGAACGCCCTCCGGCTCCGGATCAAGGCCATGGTTGAGCAGGAAAGGATCCGCCAGGATGGGGAGCGGCGTGGTGTCGAGCGCCGTCTCAGCGAGCGGAGGAACGGCGACCGGCGGGGAGCGAAGGTACCCATCCAGAAGGATGCGCGGGCTTCGGAGCGCCGCAGGGTGGGCCGTCGCACGAAGGAACGCCGGCAGAAATAG
- a CDS encoding bifunctional nuclease family protein produces MMVEMKVAGLTIDPVTNTPIVILKDQEEKRILPIWIGLFEASAIATELEGINFSRPMTHDLIRDILANLGVEVLKVEVHDLRNNTFFANIHLLREGKTQVIDARPSDALALALRAGAPIYVEERVIEKSRSIDVGTKITDLEKEKEDKLKDFLENLDPDDFGKYKM; encoded by the coding sequence ATGATGGTCGAGATGAAAGTGGCGGGCCTGACGATCGATCCGGTGACGAATACGCCCATCGTGATCCTGAAGGACCAGGAAGAAAAGAGAATTCTGCCGATCTGGATTGGGCTCTTCGAGGCCAGCGCCATTGCCACGGAGCTGGAGGGGATCAACTTCTCCAGGCCCATGACGCACGATCTGATCCGGGACATCCTGGCAAACCTCGGGGTCGAGGTGCTGAAGGTCGAAGTCCATGACCTCCGGAACAACACCTTCTTCGCGAACATCCACCTCCTCCGGGAGGGAAAGACGCAGGTCATCGATGCCCGCCCCAGCGATGCCCTGGCCCTGGCGCTCCGGGCGGGTGCTCCCATCTATGTGGAGGAGCGGGTCATCGAGAAATCCCGGAGCATCGACGTGGGGACGAAGATCACCGACCTGGAGAAGGAAAAGGAAGATAAACTGAAGGATTTTCTGGAAAACCTGGATCCCGACGACTTTGGAAAATACAAGATGTAG
- the hslU gene encoding ATP-dependent protease ATPase subunit HslU → MSDRPLTPRMIVERLDRYIIGQKDAKRAVAIALRNRWRRQNVSGELRDEISPKNIIMIGPTGVGKTEIARRLAKIDNAPFLKVEASKFTEVGYVGRDVESMIRDLVELAVNMVRTEEQEKVRVKAAELAEERLLDILLPLRPVEKRPEEILADHSARGDEDVPQQRSGATRERFRRLLREGHLNDRMVEVEIQETRAAPMVEIFSSAGMEDVGMNLKDAFGSLFPQKKTMKKVTVPEALEILSQEEAARLVDMDKVTRTALERVEQSGIVFLDEIDKIVGSEAPHGPDVSREGVQRDLLPIVEGSNVNTRYGMIRTDHILFIAAGAFSMVKPSDLIPEMQGRFPIRVELDSLGREEFIRILTEPHNALIRQYVEMMATEGVELRFSEDAIAEIAETAALVNERTENIGARRLYTIMETLLDEISFDAPEMEVKAVDITAEYVREKLEDIVEDEDLSRYIL, encoded by the coding sequence ATGTCGGACAGACCGTTGACGCCCCGCATGATCGTGGAGAGGCTGGACCGCTACATCATCGGGCAAAAGGACGCCAAGCGCGCCGTGGCCATCGCCCTCCGGAACCGCTGGCGGCGGCAGAACGTATCGGGAGAGCTCCGGGACGAGATCTCCCCGAAGAACATCATCATGATCGGTCCTACCGGGGTGGGGAAGACGGAGATCGCCCGACGCCTCGCCAAGATCGACAACGCGCCGTTCCTGAAAGTGGAGGCCTCCAAGTTCACCGAGGTGGGCTATGTGGGGCGGGACGTGGAGTCCATGATCCGCGACCTCGTGGAGCTGGCGGTCAACATGGTGAGGACCGAGGAACAGGAAAAGGTCCGGGTGAAGGCCGCCGAGCTGGCGGAGGAGCGGCTTCTGGACATTCTCCTGCCGCTCAGGCCCGTGGAGAAGCGGCCGGAGGAGATCCTTGCGGACCACTCCGCCCGGGGCGACGAGGATGTCCCTCAGCAGAGAAGCGGCGCGACCCGGGAGCGTTTCCGGCGGCTCCTCCGGGAAGGGCACCTGAACGACCGGATGGTGGAGGTGGAGATCCAGGAGACCCGGGCCGCCCCGATGGTGGAGATCTTTTCCAGCGCCGGTATGGAGGACGTGGGGATGAACCTGAAGGACGCCTTCGGGAGCCTCTTTCCCCAGAAAAAGACGATGAAGAAGGTGACCGTCCCGGAGGCCCTCGAAATTCTCTCCCAGGAGGAGGCGGCCCGTCTGGTTGACATGGACAAGGTCACCCGGACGGCCTTGGAGCGGGTGGAGCAATCGGGGATCGTGTTCCTCGACGAGATCGACAAGATCGTCGGCAGCGAGGCCCCTCACGGTCCCGACGTCTCCCGGGAAGGGGTCCAGCGGGATCTTCTGCCCATCGTGGAGGGGTCCAATGTGAACACCCGTTACGGCATGATCCGGACGGACCACATCCTGTTCATTGCCGCGGGCGCCTTCAGCATGGTAAAGCCCTCCGACCTGATCCCGGAAATGCAGGGGCGCTTTCCCATCCGGGTGGAGCTGGATTCGCTGGGTCGCGAGGAGTTCATCCGGATCCTGACGGAGCCGCACAACGCCCTGATCCGGCAGTACGTGGAGATGATGGCCACGGAGGGGGTGGAACTCCGGTTCAGCGAGGACGCCATCGCGGAAATCGCCGAGACGGCGGCCCTGGTGAACGAGCGGACTGAAAACATCGGCGCCCGGCGCCTGTATACGATCATGGAGACCCTCCTGGACGAGATCTCCTTCGACGCGCCGGAGATGGAAGTGAAAGCGGTGGACATCACTGCCGAATACGTGCGGGAAAAGCTGGAAGACATCGTCGAGGACGAGGACCTGAGCCGGTATATCCTCTAA
- a CDS encoding acetylornithine transaminase — protein MNSQEWMQRFDRSVMGTYKRYPMILSRGEGCRVWDLEGKEYLDCVAGIAVCSLGHSHPKVVEAIRKQAGILTHVSNLYYTEAQGLLAERLVQASFAGKVFFCNSGAEANEAAIKLARKYGNEVLGGKNEIITMEGSFHGRTLATITATGQAKFQAGFEPLPAGFRYVPYNDLSALEAAVDGKTCAVLVEPVQAEGGVRVPDPGYLKGVREICDRKGILLILDEVQTGMGRTGTFLAHEAEGITPDIATLAKALGNGFPVGAMLATDRAAAAFAPGNHASTFGGNLLAMAAGLAVVSVLLDEGLLVRAAEAGRYFIEKLRALKEKHASIRDVRGKGLLLGVEMDREVAGILTRCSEKGLLVATAGTHVVRFVPPLVITAAEIDRAVEILDGVLEEP, from the coding sequence ATGAACTCCCAGGAATGGATGCAGCGGTTCGACCGGTCCGTCATGGGGACCTACAAGCGGTACCCCATGATCCTGAGCCGGGGCGAGGGATGCCGGGTCTGGGACCTGGAGGGGAAGGAATACCTCGACTGCGTCGCCGGGATCGCCGTCTGCAGCCTCGGCCACAGCCATCCGAAGGTCGTCGAGGCCATCCGGAAGCAGGCGGGCATCCTCACGCACGTTTCGAACCTGTACTATACAGAGGCCCAGGGCCTCCTGGCGGAGCGCCTCGTCCAGGCGTCCTTCGCCGGGAAGGTCTTCTTCTGCAACAGCGGCGCCGAGGCGAACGAGGCGGCCATCAAGCTGGCCAGGAAGTACGGGAACGAGGTCCTCGGCGGGAAGAACGAGATCATCACGATGGAGGGCTCCTTCCACGGCCGGACGCTGGCCACGATCACGGCGACGGGCCAGGCAAAGTTCCAGGCCGGCTTCGAGCCCCTGCCGGCGGGATTCCGCTATGTGCCCTACAACGACCTTTCCGCCCTGGAGGCGGCCGTCGACGGGAAGACCTGTGCGGTTCTCGTCGAGCCCGTTCAGGCGGAGGGAGGCGTCCGGGTCCCCGATCCGGGATACCTCAAGGGCGTGCGGGAGATCTGCGACCGGAAGGGAATCCTCCTGATCCTCGACGAGGTTCAGACGGGCATGGGCCGGACGGGAACGTTCCTGGCCCACGAGGCGGAGGGCATCACCCCGGACATCGCGACCCTGGCAAAGGCCCTGGGGAACGGCTTTCCCGTCGGGGCGATGCTGGCCACGGACAGGGCGGCCGCCGCCTTCGCGCCGGGAAACCACGCCTCCACCTTCGGCGGCAACCTTCTGGCCATGGCGGCAGGCCTGGCGGTCGTATCGGTCCTTCTGGATGAAGGCCTCCTGGTGCGCGCCGCGGAGGCCGGGCGTTATTTTATCGAGAAGCTGCGGGCGCTCAAGGAAAAGCACGCTTCGATCCGGGACGTCCGGGGAAAGGGACTTCTCCTGGGCGTGGAGATGGACCGGGAAGTCGCCGGAATCCTGACCCGCTGCTCGGAGAAGGGTCTCCTGGTCGCTACGGCGGGGACTCATGTCGTGCGGTTCGTACCGCCTCTCGTCATCACCGCCGCCGAAATCGACCGGGCGGTGGAGATCCTGGACGGCGTTCTGGAGGAGCCATGA
- a CDS encoding cytidine deaminase, with protein sequence MIHASRTRPLFPEQTPPFSAFPMLTALLVALWVLLSGTSATAAPREVVYAFDEDYPPYTYLEEGRPRGFDIDVLEAVLQGRDVKLVLKPMQWEKAQKDLDTGKVHVTSGMKKTGERKDRYLFPNLPLTEFKVSLFTTAGKPWRIPADLKNHKAATQKGSLYVGLAEEKGIKTVLFDTETSALLALSKGEAEAFIGSEKTAFYNMKKHGLKNIHPLSTPVMVSSLYYAVRKTDRELLSWLNEGLFRIRTDGTYEKIYRRWFVEELSAAEMQRLRDSARQASRFAYAPYSNFPVGAAVLMASGNIYTGCNIENGIFPYTETALSVAVHNAVAAGETRFRAAVNLQPGDKLAAPTAEERQLLYEFGGETLVLIEDGSGGYRTVTVSELLPYVFPLQ encoded by the coding sequence ATGATTCACGCATCCAGAACACGGCCCCTCTTCCCTGAACAGACGCCTCCGTTTTCCGCTTTCCCGATGCTGACGGCCCTCCTTGTGGCCCTCTGGGTCCTCCTCTCCGGGACGTCCGCCACGGCGGCCCCCCGGGAGGTCGTCTATGCGTTCGACGAGGACTATCCCCCGTACACGTATCTCGAAGAAGGACGGCCGAGGGGCTTCGACATCGACGTCCTGGAGGCCGTCCTCCAGGGGCGGGACGTGAAGCTGGTCCTCAAGCCCATGCAGTGGGAGAAGGCGCAGAAGGACCTCGACACCGGGAAGGTCCATGTGACCTCGGGAATGAAGAAGACCGGAGAGCGGAAGGATCGCTACCTGTTCCCGAACCTGCCCCTGACGGAATTCAAGGTCAGCCTCTTCACGACGGCGGGAAAGCCCTGGCGGATTCCCGCCGATCTCAAGAACCACAAGGCCGCAACCCAGAAGGGGTCTCTCTATGTCGGCCTGGCGGAGGAAAAGGGAATCAAAACGGTCCTGTTCGACACGGAGACCAGCGCCCTCCTGGCCCTCTCGAAGGGAGAGGCGGAGGCCTTCATCGGCTCGGAAAAAACCGCCTTCTACAACATGAAGAAGCACGGCCTCAAAAACATTCACCCCCTGAGCACGCCCGTAATGGTCTCCTCCCTCTACTACGCCGTCCGGAAGACCGACCGTGAGCTGCTCTCCTGGCTTAACGAGGGTCTCTTCCGGATCCGCACGGATGGAACGTACGAGAAGATCTACCGCCGCTGGTTCGTGGAGGAGCTCTCCGCGGCCGAGATGCAGAGGCTCCGGGACAGCGCCCGGCAGGCTTCCCGCTTCGCCTACGCGCCCTACTCGAACTTCCCCGTGGGAGCGGCCGTCCTGATGGCCTCGGGCAACATCTACACCGGGTGCAACATCGAAAACGGCATCTTCCCCTACACGGAGACGGCCCTGTCCGTCGCGGTCCACAACGCTGTAGCCGCCGGGGAGACCCGGTTCCGGGCGGCGGTGAACCTCCAGCCGGGCGACAAGCTGGCCGCCCCGACGGCGGAAGAGCGACAGCTTCTCTATGAGTTCGGCGGGGAGACCCTGGTGCTGATCGAGGATGGGAGCGGCGGATACCGGACGGTGACGGTCTCGGAGCTCCTGCCCTACGTCTTCCCGTTGCAGTAG
- the miaB gene encoding tRNA (N6-isopentenyl adenosine(37)-C2)-methylthiotransferase MiaB, giving the protein METGTQRKTFFIRTFGCQMNVHDAEQMADLLCKAGWEEAAGERQARLILINTCSIREKAAQKVYSLLGRLQEAKRRRPDLMIGVTGCLAQQLGPQLVRKIPAVDLVVGTHQAHRLPEFVRTVEEGGRVVETAFNDSVPCLHRIVLPPAGTVSAFVTIMQGCNNYCAFCVVPYLRGREESRPCREILEEIRLLGGRGVREVVLLGQNVNSYGRNLVEGIDFADLLREIAGVEGIERIRFTTSHPKDLSDGLIRAFRDIEPLCEHIHLPVQSGSDRVLARMNRRYTREDYLGKVARLREACPDVAVSSDMIVGFPGETEVDFEDTLALMEDVRFDSLFSFKYSEREGTAALLLDGRVDERVKSRRLRILQDLQDRHTLLKHQRDVGRTLEVLVEGTSRNSDEDLTGRTRTNRIVNFPGDRAWIGRTVMVAIREAFLHSLRGEAVLPGLRVPARPMNPKAA; this is encoded by the coding sequence ATGGAAACGGGAACGCAACGGAAAACCTTCTTCATCCGGACCTTCGGGTGCCAGATGAACGTCCATGACGCAGAGCAGATGGCGGACCTTCTGTGCAAGGCCGGATGGGAAGAAGCGGCCGGCGAACGCCAGGCCCGCCTGATTCTCATCAATACCTGCAGCATCCGGGAAAAGGCCGCCCAGAAGGTGTACAGCCTCCTGGGGCGCCTCCAGGAGGCGAAACGGCGCCGGCCGGACCTGATGATCGGCGTGACCGGGTGCCTCGCCCAGCAGCTGGGCCCGCAACTGGTCAGGAAGATCCCCGCCGTGGACCTCGTCGTCGGAACGCATCAGGCCCACCGCCTGCCGGAATTCGTCCGGACCGTGGAGGAAGGGGGCCGGGTGGTCGAGACGGCCTTCAACGATTCAGTCCCTTGCCTGCATCGGATCGTCCTGCCGCCGGCGGGGACCGTCAGCGCCTTCGTGACGATCATGCAGGGCTGCAACAACTATTGCGCCTTCTGCGTCGTTCCGTACCTCCGGGGCAGGGAGGAGAGCAGGCCCTGCCGGGAGATCCTGGAGGAGATCCGGCTCCTTGGCGGACGGGGCGTTCGGGAGGTGGTCCTCCTGGGGCAGAATGTCAATTCCTACGGGCGGAATCTCGTGGAAGGGATCGATTTTGCAGACCTGCTCCGGGAGATTGCCGGGGTGGAGGGGATCGAGCGGATCCGCTTCACCACGTCCCACCCGAAGGACCTGTCGGACGGGCTGATCCGGGCTTTCCGGGATATCGAGCCCCTCTGCGAGCACATCCATCTGCCCGTCCAGTCGGGCTCGGACCGGGTGCTGGCCCGGATGAACCGCCGCTATACCCGGGAGGACTACCTCGGGAAGGTGGCGCGCCTGCGGGAGGCCTGTCCGGACGTGGCCGTCTCGTCGGACATGATCGTGGGCTTCCCGGGCGAGACGGAAGTGGATTTCGAGGATACGCTGGCCCTGATGGAGGACGTTCGCTTTGACAGCCTCTTCTCCTTCAAGTATTCCGAGCGGGAAGGAACGGCGGCGCTCCTTCTGGACGGCAGGGTGGACGAGCGGGTCAAGAGCCGCCGGCTCCGGATCCTCCAGGATCTCCAGGACCGTCACACGCTCTTGAAGCATCAGCGCGACGTGGGGCGAACCCTGGAGGTACTGGTGGAAGGGACCAGCCGGAACAGCGATGAGGACCTGACGGGAAGGACCCGGACGAACCGGATTGTCAATTTCCCGGGCGACAGGGCCTGGATCGGCCGGACCGTGATGGTGGCGATCCGGGAAGCCTTCCTCCATTCCCTCAGAGGTGAAGCGGTTCTGCCGGGGCTGCGGGTCCCGGCGCGGCCGATGAACCCGAAGGCGGCATGA